One genomic window of Nicotiana sylvestris chromosome 10, ASM39365v2, whole genome shotgun sequence includes the following:
- the LOC104240847 gene encoding aldehyde oxidase GLOX-like produces the protein MKTTTSTSIFFFILLNLFLLLSCHRPNFASAAGGKWNLLMPNIGISAMHMQLLNNDKVVIFDRTDFGHSNISLPYGKCRNDPNDTTLQIDCTAHSVEYNTVTNSIRPLMVQTDVWCSSGAVFPDGSLVQTGGFNDGEKVVRVFKPCNGNNTCDWQEIQGGLAQRRWYATNHILPDGRQIVIGGRRAFNYEFYPKPASAYKAYSLPFLVQTNDLKIENNLYPFVFLNVDGNLFIFANNRAILFDYTKNVVVKNFPQIPGGDPRSYPSTGSAVLLPLKNLQTQQIQAEVLVCGGAPKGSYISAQNGNFLAALTTCGRIGITDPNPQWTMENMPLARTMGDMLILPNGNVLIISGAATGTAGWELGRDPVLKPVIYRPDNPFSSRFEIQNPSTIPRMYHSTATLLRDGRVLIGGSNPHIYYNFTGVLFPTELSLEAFSPSYLDPESEYLRPQIISPASQYTIGYGQRVPVRFKVSGRVNRNLVTVTMVAPGFNTHSFTQNQRLLVLASENVKLLGEKAYQINVVTPNSATLAPPGYYLLFVVHQDIPSEGIWVKIQ, from the coding sequence ATGAAGACTACAACTAGTACTAGTATTTTTTTCTTCATTCTCTTAAATCTATTTCTGCTACTATCATGTCACCGGCCGAACTTCGCTTCCGCCGCTGGTGGCAAATGGAACTTACTAATGCCAAACATCGGCATTTCAGCCATGCACATGCAACTCCTTAACAACGACAAAGTCGTCATTTTCGACCGTACTGATTTTGGTCACTCCAACATTTCATTGCCCTATGGAAAATGTCGCAATGACCCAAATGACACCACCTTACAAATTGACTGCACTGCTCATTCTGTTGAGTACAACACTGTCACCAACTCTATACGTCCGCTTATGGTCCAAACTGATGTTTGGTGCTCCTCTGGTGCTGTATTTCCTGACGGCTCTTTAGTACAAACTGGTGGATTCAATGATGGTGAGAAAGTTGTAAGAGTTTTCAAACCATGTAATGGTAATAATACTTGTGACTGGCAAGAAATTCAAGGTGGTTTGGCTCAAAGAAGATGGTATGCTACAAACCATATATTACCAGATGGTAGACAAATTGTCATTGGTGGTCGTCGTGCTTTTAATTATGAGTTTTATCCTAAACCTGCTTCAGCTTATAAAGCATACAGTTTGCCATTTCTTGTGCAGACAAATGATCTTAAAATTGAGAATAATTTATACCCCTTTGTTTTTCTAAATGTGGATGGAAATTTGTTCATTTTTGCTAATAACCGAGCTATCTTGTTTGATTATACTAAGAACGTGGTGGTGAAAAATTTCCCTCAAATACCAGGTGGCGACCCGAGAAGTTATCCTAGCACTGGTTCTGCTGTTCTTCTTCCATTGAAGAATTTACAAACACAACAAATTCAAGCTGAGGTTTTGGTATGTGGCGGAGCACCAAAAGGTTCATATATCAGTGCTCAaaatggtaactttcttgctgcTTTGACTACGTGCGGGCGGATCGGAATAACCGACCCGAATCCACAATGGACTATGGAGAACATGCCACTGGCTAGGACAATGGGTGACATGTTGATTTTACCAAATGGGAATGTGTTGATCATTAGTGGAGCAGCCACGGGCACTGCTGGATGGGAACTTGGGCGGGACCCGGTTTTGAAACCCGTGATTTACCGACCCGACAATCCCTTTAGTTCTCGATTTGAGATCCAGAACCCGAGTACCATACCAAGAATGTACCATTCAACAGCTACTTTACTTCGAGATGGTCGGGTTCTTATTGGTGGTAGTAATCCACATATATATTACAACTTCACAGGAGTTCTTTTTCCTACAGAACTAAGCTTGGAGGCATTTTCACCATCCTATTTGGATCCAGAATCGGAATATTTACGCCCACAGATCATTTCACCCGCTTCGCAATATACAATCGGGTATGGGCAACGGGTGCCGGTTCGGTTTAAGGTTTCTGGGCGGGTAAACAGAAATTTGGTCACGGTAACAATGGTTGCACCAGGATTTAACACACACTCATTTACTCAGAACCAAAGATTACTTGTACTAGCAAGTGAAAATGTGAAACTACTTGGAGAAAAAGCCTACCAAATAAATGTGGTCACTCCCAATTCGGCTACATTAGCCCCACCTGGATACTATCTACTCTTTGTGGTTCATCAAGATATACCAAGTGAAGGAATTTGGGTCAAAATCCAGTGA